One Rosa chinensis cultivar Old Blush chromosome 5, RchiOBHm-V2, whole genome shotgun sequence genomic region harbors:
- the LOC112166913 gene encoding probable BOI-related E3 ubiquitin-protein ligase 3: MAVQARHLNLFPSQQLLCNNSEIMNPVQGNGGMYSTQIGYGVPLMTGGVVATEALLPAYNNSVMNDSMLPKTTPCAVAMQSDSGLTYNVPISTTLPRKRSRVDSINPNPNLFSYPSAPASHHYKNNNDNHNSFSFLGEDISLQIQQQQFDIDRLISQHMEKVRLEIEEKRKRQARRIIESIEMGMMKRLRAKEVEIEKIGKMNWALEEKVKSLCIENQIWRDLAQTNEATANALRTNLEQVLAQVKVEPNNNNQNDAVAAALMDDAQSCCGSSGGNDEVGWRAVKGEEGTSGSGTASASRWCRNCGKEESCVLLLPCRHLCLCTVCGSSLHTCPVCKSTKNASVHVNMS, translated from the exons ATGGCCGTTCAAGCTCGCCACCTCAATCTCTTCCCCTCTCAACAACTCCTCTGCAACAACAG CGAAATCATGAACCCGGTCCAGGGAAACGGGGGCATGTATAGTACCCAGATTGGGTACGGCGTGCCATTGATGACCGGCGGCGTTGTGGCGACGGAGGCTCTGCTTCCGGCGTATAATAATTCTGTGATGAACGATTCGATGCTTCCGAAAACGACGCCGTGCGCGGTGGCGATGCAGTCGGACAGTGGGCTCACCTACAACGTCCCGATCAGTACGACTCTCCCAAGAAAGCGCTCCCGGGTCGACTCGATCAACCCGAACCCGAACTTGTTCTCCTACCCGAGTGCTCCGGCGAGCCATCATTACAAGAACAACAACGACAACCACAACTCATTCTCGTTTCTCGGCGAGGACATTTCTCTGCAAATCCAGCAGCAGCAGTTCGACATCGACCGCCTTATTTCGCAACAC ATGGAGAAGGTGAGGTTGGAGATTGAAGAAAAGCGAAAGAGGCAAGCGAGGAGGATAATCGAGTCCATAGAAATGGGGATGATGAAGCGGCTGAGAGCCAAAGAGGTCGAGATCGAGAAAATCGGGAAGATGAATTGGGCTCTGGAAGAGAAGGTGAAGTCACTCTGCATAGAGAATCAAATATGGCGCGACTTGGCCCAGACCAACGAGGCCACCGCCAATGCTCTCCGGACCAACCTCGAACAAGTCCTGGCCCAGGTGAAAGTCGagcccaacaacaacaaccaaaacgACGCCGTGGCGGCGGCGCTGATGGACGACGCGCAGTCGTGCTGCGGGAGCAGCGGCGGAAACGACGAGGTAGGGTGGCGGGCGGTGAAGGGGGAGGAAGGGACAAGCGGGTCGGGTACAGCAAGTGCGAGTAGGTGGTGCAGGAATTGCGGGAAGGAGGAATCGTGTGTGTTGCTGTTGCCGTGTAGGCACCTGTGCCTGTGTACGGTCTGTGGGTCATCCCTCCACACTTGCCCAGTCTGTAAATCCACCAAGAACGCTAGTGTGCATGTTAACATGTCTtag
- the LOC112164954 gene encoding G-type lectin S-receptor-like serine/threonine-protein kinase At4g27290 isoform X1 encodes MSVIEIEASMEMRCSSITVMKNPLKVRMCLHPICSFLLIITAIFSTAGGSTSTFQSIRDGQTIVSTTGNFELGFFSPPTGSNNRYVGIWYKKISSTIVWVANREAPLTDSSGVLQVTNPGILVLLNYTKSIVWSSNTSRSAENPVAQLLDSGNLVVTDGSDTDPENFLWQSFDYPSDTLLPGMKLGWNKVTGFSRRLTSWNSPQDPSLGKYTFELGRKGYGEEILKMESVMIWRTGPWNGIRFSGLPHLSPNSIFTYNLVLDDHGEDYYFFELRNSSLYSRLTLNPDGRVQRYTWIDTNQTWGFLYQTALIDNCESYAFCGPNGACCIDSFPICRCLNGFQPKYPKDWDVVDWSNGCVRRTPLNCSGDLFEKYSAVKLPNTEQSWFNKSMNLKECQMACLKDCSCTAYANLDITDGGSGCLLWFGNLIDIRNLTANGQDIYIRMAASEQVRLDHDNTVINAKDSESKKVRIILCGTLLPTGLLFVGIALVFYCRKKQSKKYGRMRSGKKEGSELTSGEEGLELPSKKEDFELPLFDLATVICATDNFSENRKLGQGGFGSVFKGILQDGKEIAVKRLSKHSKQGLDEFKNEVTHIVKLQHRNLVKLLGCCIQEDEMMLIYECMPNKSLDFFIFDQRRSLLLDWPKRFDIINGIARGILYLHQDSRLRVIHRDLKAGNILLDNEFNPKISDFGLARSFGGNETKAETNKVVGTYGYMSPEYAIDGFYSIKSDVYSFGVLMLEIISGKRNRGFLHPGHNLNLLGHAWNLHTEGRSIELLATSVGDSINLQEVLRTIHVGLLCVQQNPQDRPSMSAAVLKLSGEGVLPVPQKPGFYNERALTELQVHSSSQSCSVNTLTSSLFVPR; translated from the exons ATGTCAGTCATAGAAATAGAGGCTTCTATGGAAATGAGGTGTTCGAGTATTACAGTTATGAAAAATCCATTGAAGGTTAGGATGTGCTTACATCCTATTTGCTCTTTTCTGCTTATCATCACAGCGATATTTTCCACAGCGGGAGGCAGCACAAGTACATTTCAGTCCATTAGAGATGGCCAGACTATAGTTTCAACTACTGGAAACTTTGAGCTTGGATTTTTTAGTCCTCCTACTGGTTCTAATAATCGATATGTCGGGATATGGTACAAGAAGATATCGTCTACAATAGTATGGGTTGCCAACAGAGAAGCACCCCTTACTGATTCATCAGGTGTTCTGCAGGTCACCAACCCTGGAATTCTTGTCCTCCTCAACTATACCAAGAGCATAGTTTGGTCCTCAAACACATCAAGATCTGCAGAGAATCCAGTGGCCCAGCTTTTGGATTCAGGAAATCTTGTTGTAACAGATGGCAGTGATACAGACCCTGAGAACTTCCTGTGGCAAAGTTTTGATTACCCAAGTGATACACTCCTACCAGGTATGAAGCTTGGTTGGAACAAAGTTACAGGCTTCAGTAGGCGTCTTACATCATGGAATAGTCCACAGGATCCTTCTCTAGGAAAATATACATTTGAACTTGGTCGCAAAGGATATGGAGAAGAAATTTTGAAGATGGAGTCAGTTATGATATGGCGAACTGGACCATGGAATGGAATCCGATTCAGTGGCTTGCCTCATTTAAGTCCAAACTCCATATTCACATACAATCTTGTTTTAGATGATCATGGTGaagattattatttttttgagcTTCGTAACAGCTCACTTTATTCAAGATTGACTCTCAATCCAGATGGGCGTGTGCAGCGCTACACATGGATTGATACAAACCAAACTTGGGGATTCCTTTATCAAACAGCTTTAATTGATAACTGCGAAAGTTATGCATTCTGTGGTCCAAATGGTGCATGCTGTATTGACAGTTTCCCAATATGTCGCTGCTTGAATGGATTTCAACCCAAATATCCAAAGGACTGGGATGTAGTGGATTGGTCAAATGGCTGTGTGAGAAGGACTCCACTAAATTGCAGCGGTGACTTGTTTGAGAAGTACTCTGCAGTGAAATTGCCAAACACAGAGCAGTCCTGGTTCAACAAAAGTATGAATCTCAAGGAATGTCAGATGGCGTGCCTGAAGGACTGTTCCTGCACAGCTTATGCAAATTTGGATATCACGGATGGAGGATCTGGCTGCTTGCTGTGGTTTGGCAACCTAATTGATATTAGAAATTTAACTGCAAATGGGCAAGATATTTATATAAGAATGGCTGCATCAGAACAAG TACGCCTGGATCATGACAATACAGTTATCAATGCTAAAGACTCTGAATCTAAGAAGGTTAGAATCATACTATGTGGTACTCTGTTGCCTACTGGACTGCTGTTCGTGGGCATAGCCCTGGTATTTTATTGCCGGAAGAAGCAGAGCAAAAAATATG GGAGAATGAGGAGCGGCAAAAAAGAAGGTTCAGAACTTACCTCAGGAGAAGAAGGTTTAGAACTTCCCTCCAAAAAGGAAGATTTTGAACTTCCATTATTTGACTTGGCTACTGTCATTTGTGCCACTGATAACTTCTCAGAGAACAGAAAACTTGGACAAGGTGGATTCGGATCCGTCTTTAAG GGTAtattgcaagatggaaaggaaATAGCTGTGAAGAGGCTCTCGAAGCATTCTAAACAAGGACTGGATGAGTTCAAGAATGAGGTTACACATATTGTCAAACTTCAGCACAGGAATCTAGTGAAGCTTCTGGGATGCTGCATTCAGGAAGATGAAATGATGCTGATCTACGAATGCATGCCTAACAAAAGCTTGGActtctttatttttg ATCAAAGAAGAAGCTTGTTACTAGATTGGCCTAAGCGCTTTGACATTATTAATGGTATTGCTCGGGGGATCCTTTATCTTCATCAAGATTCTAGACTGAGAGTAATTCATAGAGATCTCAAAGCAGGCAATATCTTATTAGACAATGAATTCAACCCAAAAATCTCAGACTTTGGCCTGGCTAGAAGTTTTGGAGGAAATGAAACTAAAGCAGAAACGAATAAAGTGGTCGGGACATA TGGTTACATGTCCCCAGAATATGCAATTGACGGGTTCTACTCGATAAAATCAGACGTGTATAGCTTTGGTGTTTTGATGCTGGAGATAATAAGTGGGAAGAGAAACAGAGGATTCCTTCATCCAGGCCACAACCTCAACCTGCTTGGACAT GCATGGAACTTACACACAGAAGGCAGGTCCATTGAATTGCTTGCTACATCAGTAGGGGACTCCATTAATCTACAAGAAGTTCTGCGAACGATTCATGTGGGTCTTTTATGTGTTCAGCAAAATCCACAAGACAGGCCAAGCATGTCAGCTGCAGTACTAAAGTTAAGTGGCGAAGGTGTGCTGCCTGTACCTCAGAAACCTGGTTTTTATAATGAGAGGGCTCTAACTGAACTCCAAGTCCATTCTTCTTCACAATCATGTTCAGTTAATACACTCACTTCTAGCCTATTCGTGCCTCGTTAA
- the LOC112164954 gene encoding G-type lectin S-receptor-like serine/threonine-protein kinase At4g27290 isoform X2 yields the protein MSVIEIEASMEMRCSSITVMKNPLKVRMCLHPICSFLLIITAIFSTAGGSTSTFQSIRDGQTIVSTTGNFELGFFSPPTGSNNRYVGIWYKKISSTIVWVANREAPLTDSSGVLQVTNPGILVLLNYTKSIVWSSNTSRSAENPVAQLLDSGNLVVTDGSDTDPENFLWQSFDYPSDTLLPGMKLGWNKVTGFSRRLTSWNSPQDPSLGKYTFELGRKGYGEEILKMESVMIWRTGPWNGIRFSGLPHLSPNSIFTYNLVLDDHGEDYYFFELRNSSLYSRLTLNPDGRVQRYTWIDTNQTWGFLYQTALIDNCESYAFCGPNGACCIDSFPICRCLNGFQPKYPKDWDVVDWSNGCVRRTPLNCSGDLFEKYSAVKLPNTEQSWFNKSMNLKECQMACLKDCSCTAYANLDITDGGSGCLLWFGNLIDIRNLTANGQDIYIRMAASEQVRLDHDNTVINAKDSESKKVRIILCGTLLPTGLLFVGIALVFYCRKKQSKKYGRMRSGKKEGSELTSGEEGLELPSKKEDFELPLFDLATVICATDNFSENRKLGQGGFGSVFKGILQDGKEIAVKRLSKHSKQGLDEFKNEVTHIVKLQHRNLVKLLGCCIQEDEMMLIYECMPNKSLDFFIFDQRRSLLLDWPKRFDIINGIARGILYLHQDSRLRVIHRDLKAGNILLDNEFNPKISDFGLARSFGGNETKAETNKVVGT from the exons ATGTCAGTCATAGAAATAGAGGCTTCTATGGAAATGAGGTGTTCGAGTATTACAGTTATGAAAAATCCATTGAAGGTTAGGATGTGCTTACATCCTATTTGCTCTTTTCTGCTTATCATCACAGCGATATTTTCCACAGCGGGAGGCAGCACAAGTACATTTCAGTCCATTAGAGATGGCCAGACTATAGTTTCAACTACTGGAAACTTTGAGCTTGGATTTTTTAGTCCTCCTACTGGTTCTAATAATCGATATGTCGGGATATGGTACAAGAAGATATCGTCTACAATAGTATGGGTTGCCAACAGAGAAGCACCCCTTACTGATTCATCAGGTGTTCTGCAGGTCACCAACCCTGGAATTCTTGTCCTCCTCAACTATACCAAGAGCATAGTTTGGTCCTCAAACACATCAAGATCTGCAGAGAATCCAGTGGCCCAGCTTTTGGATTCAGGAAATCTTGTTGTAACAGATGGCAGTGATACAGACCCTGAGAACTTCCTGTGGCAAAGTTTTGATTACCCAAGTGATACACTCCTACCAGGTATGAAGCTTGGTTGGAACAAAGTTACAGGCTTCAGTAGGCGTCTTACATCATGGAATAGTCCACAGGATCCTTCTCTAGGAAAATATACATTTGAACTTGGTCGCAAAGGATATGGAGAAGAAATTTTGAAGATGGAGTCAGTTATGATATGGCGAACTGGACCATGGAATGGAATCCGATTCAGTGGCTTGCCTCATTTAAGTCCAAACTCCATATTCACATACAATCTTGTTTTAGATGATCATGGTGaagattattatttttttgagcTTCGTAACAGCTCACTTTATTCAAGATTGACTCTCAATCCAGATGGGCGTGTGCAGCGCTACACATGGATTGATACAAACCAAACTTGGGGATTCCTTTATCAAACAGCTTTAATTGATAACTGCGAAAGTTATGCATTCTGTGGTCCAAATGGTGCATGCTGTATTGACAGTTTCCCAATATGTCGCTGCTTGAATGGATTTCAACCCAAATATCCAAAGGACTGGGATGTAGTGGATTGGTCAAATGGCTGTGTGAGAAGGACTCCACTAAATTGCAGCGGTGACTTGTTTGAGAAGTACTCTGCAGTGAAATTGCCAAACACAGAGCAGTCCTGGTTCAACAAAAGTATGAATCTCAAGGAATGTCAGATGGCGTGCCTGAAGGACTGTTCCTGCACAGCTTATGCAAATTTGGATATCACGGATGGAGGATCTGGCTGCTTGCTGTGGTTTGGCAACCTAATTGATATTAGAAATTTAACTGCAAATGGGCAAGATATTTATATAAGAATGGCTGCATCAGAACAAG TACGCCTGGATCATGACAATACAGTTATCAATGCTAAAGACTCTGAATCTAAGAAGGTTAGAATCATACTATGTGGTACTCTGTTGCCTACTGGACTGCTGTTCGTGGGCATAGCCCTGGTATTTTATTGCCGGAAGAAGCAGAGCAAAAAATATG GGAGAATGAGGAGCGGCAAAAAAGAAGGTTCAGAACTTACCTCAGGAGAAGAAGGTTTAGAACTTCCCTCCAAAAAGGAAGATTTTGAACTTCCATTATTTGACTTGGCTACTGTCATTTGTGCCACTGATAACTTCTCAGAGAACAGAAAACTTGGACAAGGTGGATTCGGATCCGTCTTTAAG GGTAtattgcaagatggaaaggaaATAGCTGTGAAGAGGCTCTCGAAGCATTCTAAACAAGGACTGGATGAGTTCAAGAATGAGGTTACACATATTGTCAAACTTCAGCACAGGAATCTAGTGAAGCTTCTGGGATGCTGCATTCAGGAAGATGAAATGATGCTGATCTACGAATGCATGCCTAACAAAAGCTTGGActtctttatttttg ATCAAAGAAGAAGCTTGTTACTAGATTGGCCTAAGCGCTTTGACATTATTAATGGTATTGCTCGGGGGATCCTTTATCTTCATCAAGATTCTAGACTGAGAGTAATTCATAGAGATCTCAAAGCAGGCAATATCTTATTAGACAATGAATTCAACCCAAAAATCTCAGACTTTGGCCTGGCTAGAAGTTTTGGAGGAAATGAAACTAAAGCAGAAACGAATAAAGTGGTCGGGACATA A